TCGTCAATCATTATGGCCTGAAGAAATTCGTAATCAACACCCTTAACCTTTGGAGCCATCGCTCCTCTATTGCTTAAGCGCTCGTTATCTTCCTCTCCCAGGATTTGATCCTCGTTTTTATAAAAGTCATATAACATACTTCCCGGCACCGGCGTGTAAAAAGCCGGGGAATAATGCACAGGGTTAATCCTTAAGACTCCCTCAACCGTCATCAAATCATCCTCTTTATGCCATCCCGTATCAGTCGGCACACCAAGGATATAGTTTGCCCATATCTTGACGCCATGTTTATGGCATATTTCGGCTGCACGGAAATTCTGTTCAACCATTACACCTTTTTTAAACCACTTCAATATCCTTGGACTGAATGATTCAAACCCGACAATCAATAAAGCCAAACCGGCATCTGCCATTTTTCCAATTAAATCATCATTTCTACAGATAATATCCGCCCTGCTTGATGTCACCCATTTCAGTCCGTATTCCACAATGCCCCTTTTATGCAGTGCGGCAACGAACTCTTCGACCCATTTAGGGAAAACGATAAACTGGTCATCATGAAACATAACCGATTTTATACCGTATCTTTCAATCAGCATCTCTAATTCCGCAATAACACTTGAAACACTCCTGCCGCGTATATTCGGTATGCGTTTACCGCTTTTGCTTAATTTTGTGTAAAGCTGGTGTTCCCCGGGGCCGCAACAAAATGTACAGTTATAGGGGCAACCCCGTACGTTTACCATTTCAGCCGTCGGTAAGGGAAAACGAAATCTCGATATCCCGAAGGGTTCGGAATTCATCCTTTTTGTGAGATCAGGCCAAATCTCCCTGTCGGGGAAAGATACTTTATCCAATTCAGGAGTTTCTCCCCAAAAAATTTCGGGGAAATGTGATGGGTTCTCTACCAATAAAGGAAAACTGATTTCGCCTTCCCCTTGCAAGACGCAATCAAAAACCCCTGAATCAATACACTCCTGCGGGAACATTGTTGGATGGATACC
The nucleotide sequence above comes from bacterium BMS3Abin08. Encoded proteins:
- a CDS encoding B12 binding domain protein translates to MAKVLLVNPALAYSTWNADLDKPSPDSLFIRLGLAYLSSALKAKGHEVSLADMRTLSGWNEYAQLVGEVSPDFIGISIHSVEFSIAVEAAKMAKRVLPEVKIVAGGIHPTMFPQECIDSGVFDCVLQGEGEISFPLLVENPSHFPEIFWGETPELDKVSFPDREIWPDLTKRMNSEPFGISRFRFPLPTAEMVNVRGCPYNCTFCCGPGEHQLYTKLSKSGKRIPNIRGRSVSSVIAELEMLIERYGIKSVMFHDDQFIVFPKWVEEFVAALHKRGIVEYGLKWVTSSRADIICRNDDLIGKMADAGLALLIVGFESFSPRILKWFKKGVMVEQNFRAAEICHKHGVKIWANYILGVPTDTGWHKEDDLMTVEGVLRINPVHYSPAFYTPVPGSMLYDFYKNEDQILGEEDNERLSNRGAMAPKVKGVDYEFLQAIMIDDSAL